In Galactobacillus timonensis, a single window of DNA contains:
- a CDS encoding DUF6431 domain-containing protein, protein MKCSEPVLDPETGLPMRFCGTARRCVKTPKGSYWIWIPVAVSSNGRHHRVLPDFLVPYKHYSVQTIESALDNDLDLDRYSLPSDSSVYRWNKWLDKLIVQLRIFLKLVDPPDSLLQQLRVLFRRDVRRAPEYDSSSGWVAGINLCLNGPNDFDLGLS, encoded by the coding sequence ATGAAATGCAGCGAACCTGTTTTGGATCCTGAAACAGGCCTGCCAATGAGATTCTGCGGAACTGCCAGAAGGTGCGTTAAAACGCCAAAAGGTTCTTACTGGATCTGGATTCCTGTCGCCGTCTCTTCCAACGGAAGACATCACCGTGTTCTCCCTGATTTCCTTGTCCCTTACAAGCACTACTCGGTGCAGACCATCGAATCGGCTCTGGACAATGATCTGGATCTTGATCGTTATTCGCTTCCTTCCGATTCTTCCGTTTACCGTTGGAACAAATGGCTCGATAAGCTCATTGTGCAGCTCCGGATTTTCCTGAAGCTGGTTGATCCGCCTGATTCGCTGCTTCAACAGCTTCGTGTTCTATTCCGGCGTGATGTCCGCCGGGCTCCGGAATATGATTCTTCCAGTGGCTGGGTGGCCGGAATCAATCTCTGCCTGAATGGGCCAAATGACTTTGACTTGGGCCTTTCCTGA